Proteins from a genomic interval of Excalfactoria chinensis isolate bCotChi1 chromosome 21, bCotChi1.hap2, whole genome shotgun sequence:
- the PHLDB1 gene encoding pleckstrin homology-like domain family B member 1 isoform X5 translates to MEAPSRTTTSPTRRVQTIIQNSPLDLIDTGKGLKVQTEKPHLVSLGSGRLSTAITLLPLEEGRTMIGTAAKDIVLQGPGLAPEHCYIENVRGTLTLHPCGNACTIDGVTIQRPTRLTQGCTICLGQATFLRFNHPAEAKWMKSMIPAGGRSPAALYGLPAKPEAMVNGSRQLPAREPSHSSLVSSIEKDLQDIMDSLVLEDPVSSSKKPPSRGQSPHCPMVNGGGRCLLSPPLSPGAASGGSSYENASPPFSPLSSPASSGGYTSHSPSSQEQGPAVPPVVPLRSSSYNHAVQPPPQRPPPPPYGGPSDARPAESPRAWRGALDGSAVPQPLGEHRAGSPRAQPPGSPRAAPRTLGSSVPRVRAALQERPPSPFREPRDPPAPGRQPAPRLLPDAAGSAHGSPSGRGLQPPESPRAARRNVESMRELPPLSPSLSRRAASPRAAPDAPSPQPRLGREVPGSPRTRRKVHEEPSPAGGRSSRAGSPSSPLSTEPSTRRPSFSSCLSPAHSLGSLAVPSPRQSPRAQRKLSGDVRLPAGVRERKNSITEISDNEDDLLEYHRRQREERMREQEMERLERQRLETILNLCAEYTKTDGSELLPGHGDAGRRAPRSAAGLGRAAEELGVLRQRESLERSDEENLKEECSSTESTHHEHEELAGPRAKEAHRLEEERACVFSRLDELKGRVKELEQQLQETSQEAEMERALLQGERESEVARLQQEQEVVQQLQEKLSSLDASIRKERDKERAKVDAERKELEKLRALYNESKSQLDNCPESMREQLREQMRRDAEALEMETKLFEDLEFQQLERESRLEEERETRSQQLLQSRAEYHRSIARRKERVAALDAQAAQIRLQSAQEAERLAQERNDILQLLQKEKEKLASLERRYQLVTGGRSFPKMSSALKEETLHISEPYELLEGTKPLSPPVGAAASLASPSAHSYPKMQEEYMRLSDVFRFYSNAYGSSLDTKASAAAPAAAQRSFLLAVPPAANEYVTIEQLSGILGSVSGAPAGSPLGRAPPAPSSSGCAPLPPLPALSPPSISSEMEKQLPGGPVRLPALDLEKWYQEVMAGFETSSPVSPPSSPPPLPAKTHSSQKPLQVYRAKMEGDSGALTPRMKSGTPSSSQLNISMLGRSPSPKGPLHAPSHAGSLPRNLAATLQDIETKRQLALQQKADPLPAEPLQTGDVPGQQVIEEQKRRLAELKQKAAAEAQSQWEALHGQSPFPPSYPPLMHHSILHHHHAHGAGPRAEELDHAYDTLSLESSDSMETSISTGNNSACSPDNMSSASGMDAGKIEEMEKMLKEAHAEKSRLMESREREMELRRQALEDERRRREQLERRLQDETARRQKLVEKEVKMREKHFSQARPLTRYLPIRKEDFDLRLHIESSGHSVDTCYHVILTEKMCKGYLVKMGGKIKSWKKRWFVFDRMKRTVSYYVDKHETKLKGVIYFQAIEEVYYDHLRSAAKSPNPALTFCVKTHDRLYFMVAPSAEAMRIWMDVIVTGAEGYTQFMN, encoded by the exons ATGGAGGCTCCCAGCAGGACGACGACCAGCCCGACCCGCAGGGTGCAGACCATCATCCAG AACAGCCCCCTGGACCTGATAGACACAGGCAAAGGGCTGAAGGTGCAGACAGAAAAGCCGCACTTGGTGAGCCTGGGCAGCGGCCGCCTCAGCACGGCTATCACACTGCTGCCGCTGGAGGAAG GGAGGACTATGATTGGCACGGCTGCGAAGGACATCGTCCTGCAGGGCCCGGGGCTGGCGCCTGAGCACTGCTACATCGAGAACGTGCGAGGGACGCTCACCCTGCACCCCTGCGGCAACGCCTGCACCATCGACGGTGTGACGATCCAGCGGCCCACGCGCCTCACCCAAG GGTGCACCATCTGCCTGGGCCAGGCGACCTTCCTCCGCTTCAACCACCCCGCTGAGGCCAAGTGGATGAAGAGCATGATCCCAGCAGGAGGCAGGAGCCCTGCGGCTCTATATGGACTACCAGCAA AGCCCGAGGCCATGGTGAATGGCAGCCGCCAACTGCCCGCGCGGGAGCCCAGCCACAGCTCCCTGGTGAGCTCCATCGAGAAGGACTTGCAGGACATCATGGACTCGCTGGTGTTGGAGGATCCTGTGTCCTCCAGCAAGAAGCCGCCCTCCCGCGGGCAGTCCCCGCACTGCCCCATGGTGAACGGGGGTGGGCGCTGCCTCCTGTCCCCCCCACTGAGCCCCGGTGCCGCCTCGGGGGGCTCCAGCTACGAGAACGCCTCGCCGCCCTTCTCCCCGCTCTCCTCGCCCGCCAGCAGCGGCGGCTACACCAGCCACTCGCCCAGCAGCCAGGAGCAAGGCCCGGCCGTGCCCCCCGTGGTGCCACTCCGCTCCTCCAGCTACAACCACGCCGTGCAGCCCCCTCCGCAGCGCCCACCGCCGCCGCCCTACGGGGGCCCCAGTGACGCTCGGCCGGCGGAGAGCCCCCGCGCCTGGCGGGGTGCCCTGGACGGCTCCGCGGTCCCGCAGCCCCTCGGGGAGCACAGGGCGGGCAGTCCCCGCGCCCAGCCGCCCGGCAGCCCCCGGGCAGCCCCCCGTACATTGGGCTCCTCGGTGCCGCGGGTGCGGGCGGCCCTGCAGGAGCGGCCGCCCAGCCCCTTCCGAGAGCCGAGGGACCCTCCCGCTCCCGGCCGGCAGCCCGCACCCAGGCTTCTACCGGACGCCGCGGGGTCGGCGCACGGCAGCCCGAGTGGCCGTGGGCTGCAGCCCCCCGAGAGCCCGCGGGCAGCTCGGAGGAACGTGGAGAGCATGCGGGAGCTGCCGCCCCTCAGCCCGTCCTTGTCACGCCGAGCCGCCAGCCCTCGGGCGGCCccggatgccccatccccgcAGCCCCGGCTGGGCAGGGAGGTTCCTGGAAGCCCCCGAACCAGGCGCAAGGTCCACGAGGAGCCGAGCCCCGCGGGCGGCAGGAGCAGCCGGGCCGGGAGCCCCTCGTCCCCGCTGTCGACGGAGCCGTCCACGCGCCGGCCCAGTTTCAGCTCCTGCCTGAGCCCCGCACACAGCCTGGGCTCCCTGGCCGTGCCCTCCCCCCGGCAGAGCCCCCGCGCCCAGAGGAAGCTTTCGGGGGACGTGCGGCTGCCGGCGGGCGTGCGGGAGCGTAAGAACAGCATCACCGAGATCAGCGACAACGAGGACGACCTGCTGGAATATCACCGGCGGCAGCGGGAGGAGCGGATGCGGGAGCAGGAGATGGAGCGCCTG GAGCGGCAGCGCCTGGAGACCATCCTGAACCTCTGTGCTGAGTACACCAAGACGGATGGCTCCGAGCTGCTGCCTGGCCATGGGGATGCTGGCCGGCGGGCACCGAGGAGCGCAGCAGGGCTGGGCcgtgctgcagaggagctgggtgTGCTGCGGCAGAGGGAGAGCCTGGAGAGGTCAGATGAAGAGAACCTGAAGGAGGAGTGCAGCAGCACCGAGAGCACACACCACGAg CATGAGGAGCTGGCAGGACCCCGAGCCAAGGAGGCACACCGGCTGGAAGAGGAGCGAGCCTGTGTGTTCAGCCGCCTGGATGAGCTGAAGGGCCGCGTcaaggagctggagcagcagctgcaggagacaTCACAAGAG GCAGAGATGGAGagggcactgctgcagggcGAGCGGGAATCAGAGGTAGCacggctgcagcaggagcaggaggtggtgcagcagctgcaggagaagctCTCCAGCCTGGACGCCAGCATCCGGAAGGAGCGGGACAAG GAAAGGGCAAAGGTTGATGCTGAAAGGAAGGAGCTAGAGAAACTCCGGGCGCTTTACAATGAGTCGAAGAGCCAGCTTGATAACTGCCCTGAGTCAATGCGGGAGCAGTTGCGGGAGCAGATGCGAAGG GACGCAGAGGCCCTGGAGATGGAAACCAAGCTCTTTGAGGACCTGGAGTTCCAGCAGCTGGAAAGGGAGAGCCGGCTGGAAGAGGAGCGCGAGACACggagccagcagctcctgcagagcagggccgAGTACCACCGCAGCATCGCCCGCAGGAAG GAGCGAGTGGCTGCGCTGGatgctcaggctgctcagatcCGGCTGCAGAGCGCCCAGGAGGCCGAACGCCTGGCCCAGGAGAGGAATGAcatcctgcagctccttcagaag GAGAAGGAGAAGCTTGCTTCTCTGGAGAGACGGTACCAGCTTGTCACAGGTGGCAGGAGCTTCCCCAAGATGTCCTCAGCTCTCAAAGAG GAAACCCTCCATATTTCAGAGCCTtatgagctgctggagggaaCTAAACCCCTGAGTCCCCCAGTAGGAGCAGCTGCCTCCTTAGCTTCTCCTTCTGCCCACTCCTACCCCAAGATGCAAGAG GAGTACATGAGGCTGTCTGACGTTTTCAGGTTCTACAGCAATGCATACGGCTCCAGCCTGGACActaaagcttctgctgctgctcccgcTGCTGCTCAACGCTCTTTCTTGCTTGCTGTGCCCCCTGCAGCCAACGAG TACGTGACCATTGAGCAGCTCTCAGGGATCCTGGGCAGCGTCAGTGGTGCCCCTGCTGGATCCCCGCTGGGCCGTGCCCCTCCAGCTCCTTCATCCTCAGGCTGcgctcctcttcctcctctgccggctctctctcctccctccatCTCTTCAGAG ATGGAGAAGCAGCTTCCAGGGGGCCCAGTAAGGCTCCCGGCTCTTGATTTAGAGAAGTGGTACCAGGAGGTCATGGCTGGCTTTGAGACCTCTTCCCCTGtctctcctccttcttcccctcctccactTCCAGCTAAAACTCACTCTTCTCAAAAACCTCTCCAG GTTTATCGTGCCAAAATGGAGGGTGACAGTGGTGCCCTCACCCCTCGGATGAAGAGTGGCACCCCATCATCTTCACAGCTCAACATCTCCATGCTGGGCCGCAGCCCCTCACCCAAG GGTCCCCTGCATGCCCCGAGCCATGCAGGCAGTCTGCCACGCAACCTGGCAGCCACACTGCAGGACATCGAGACCAAGCGCCAGCTGGCCCTGCAGCAGAAGG CCGACCCGCTCCCAGCAGAGCCCTTGCAGACAGGCGATGTACCAG GTCAGCAGGTGATTGAGGAGCAGAAGCGGCGCCTGGCAGagctgaagcagaaagcagcagctgaggctcAGTCACAGTGGGAAGCCTTGCACGGGCAgtccccctttcccccctcctaCCCTCCTCTCATGCATCACTCCATCCTCCATCACCACCACGCCCACGGTGCAGGCCCACGGGCCGAGGAGCTGGACCACGCATATGACACCCTCAGCCTGGAGAGCTCGGACAGCATGGAGACCAGCATCTCCACAGGCAACAACTCAGCCTGCTCGCCTGATAACATGTCCAG CGCAAGCGGGATGGACGCAGGGAAGATAGAGGAGATGGAAAAGATGCTGAAGGAGGCACATGCTGAGAAGTCCCGGCTCATGGAGTCCCGG GAGCGGGAGATGGAGCTGCGCCGACAGGCACTGGAGGACGAGCGGCGGCGCCGGGAGCAGCTGGAGCGCCGACTGCAGGACGAGACGGCCCGGCGGCAGAAGCTGGTCGAGAAGGAGGTCAAGATGCGGGAGAAGCATTTCTCGCAG GCTCGGCCTCTGACGCGATACCTCCCCATCCGCAAGGAGGATTTTGACCTGCGGCTGCACATCGAGTCGTCGGGGCACAGCGTGGACACGTGCTACCACGTCATCCTGACAGAGAAGATGTGCAAGGGATACCTGGTCAAGATGGGGGGCAAGATCAAGTCTTGGAAGAAGCGCTGGTTTGTCTTTGACCGCATGAAGCGAACCGTCTCCTACTACGTGG ATAAACACGAGACGAAGCTGAAGGGCGTCATCTACTTCCAAGCCATCGAGGAGGTGTACTACGACCACCTCCGCAGCGCCGCCAAG AGCCCCAACCCCGCGCTGACATTCTGCGTCAAGACCCACGACCGGCTCTACTTCATGGTGGCCCCGTCGGCCGAGGCCATGCGCATCTGGATGGACGTCATCGTCACGGGGGCCGAGGGCTACACGCAGTTCATGAACTGA